Proteins encoded by one window of Synechococcus sp. MVIR-18-1:
- a CDS encoding alpha-E domain-containing protein yields MLSRVADSLYWINRFVERAENISRFLEVSNAMALDNPSGNAEPWLPLIDANGDRQHFDQSYPRRSSKDVRDFLLLDLDNPNSIVSCISNARENARQIRDVISTEMWEHINDLFWSLQDGEVLWSEPDQEQLRTIRRGCQLFYGITDVTLSRDQAWLFSRLGRLIERADKTSRILDVKYFLLLPVPSAVGGVLDELQWIALLRTAGAYQMYRQSVQQAISPISVARFLLLDPIFPRSVRFCLQEINDTLERIQHKPIPGSPDNLECLRGQLVAKWSYVRIESLIDRGLHEVIDQLQTDLNQLHELIHKSYFPTADHTPQDLSTISTDPSCSLS; encoded by the coding sequence GTGTTGAGCCGCGTCGCGGACTCCCTCTATTGGATCAACCGTTTTGTAGAGCGCGCCGAAAACATCTCTCGCTTTCTCGAGGTAAGCAATGCGATGGCTTTGGACAATCCCAGCGGCAACGCTGAACCCTGGTTGCCCTTAATCGATGCGAATGGTGATCGCCAGCACTTTGATCAAAGCTATCCGCGTCGATCGTCAAAAGATGTCAGAGATTTTTTGCTTCTAGACCTCGACAACCCCAACAGCATTGTGAGCTGCATCTCGAATGCACGCGAGAACGCCCGCCAAATCCGTGATGTCATCTCTACTGAGATGTGGGAACACATCAACGATCTCTTTTGGAGTCTTCAAGACGGAGAAGTTCTATGGAGTGAACCAGACCAAGAGCAACTTCGAACGATTCGTCGCGGTTGCCAACTGTTCTATGGCATCACTGACGTCACACTCAGCCGCGATCAAGCCTGGTTGTTTAGCCGTCTAGGCCGGCTGATTGAAAGAGCCGATAAAACCTCCCGAATCCTTGATGTGAAGTACTTTCTGCTGTTACCAGTCCCCAGCGCAGTGGGGGGAGTGCTGGATGAGCTGCAATGGATTGCTCTTCTCCGTACCGCTGGGGCTTATCAGATGTATCGGCAGAGCGTCCAACAAGCAATCAGTCCCATTTCAGTGGCACGTTTTCTTCTGCTGGATCCGATTTTTCCGAGATCCGTACGGTTTTGCTTGCAAGAGATCAACGACACCCTGGAGCGAATTCAACACAAGCCCATTCCAGGTTCACCTGACAACCTCGAATGCCTGCGCGGTCAGCTGGTGGCCAAGTGGAGTTACGTGCGCATTGAGTCTCTGATCGACCGCGGTTTGCATGAAGTGATTGATCAACTACAGACCGATCTCAATCAACTGCATGAGCTCATTCATAAAAGCTATTTCCCCACCGCCGATCACACACCGCAGGACCTCTCAACCATTTCGACAGACCCATCATGCTCGTTGAGCTGA
- a CDS encoding transglutaminase family protein → MLVELTHTLTYQYDAPISLGAHRLCLQPRGHGHQRLLEHQLIVSPEPSHQHALVAASGDEIQRIRFQGTTDHLCIESRSKVETQAAAPLEQCFNPLNPPLPYPRGHLNPDLHGALEGWLPNGQHDPSAIALAQDALMGGNQQTLPFLRQLMATIQDRVKYTERHLGPAWPAGRTLRERVGSCRDLAMLMVECCRSVGLPARFTSGYQLTDPAPTDYDLHAWAEIYLPGAGWRGFDPSAGSEISERYIVLASSSKPELTAAVSGDFKGPPNTISKLNWTIKAQVLSWPPQSTAQETTHAA, encoded by the coding sequence ATGCTCGTTGAGCTGACCCACACCCTTACGTATCAATACGACGCACCCATCAGTCTTGGAGCACACCGCCTGTGCCTCCAACCAAGAGGTCATGGTCATCAGCGACTGCTTGAACATCAGCTGATCGTGTCTCCAGAACCAAGCCATCAGCATGCTCTCGTAGCAGCCAGTGGAGATGAGATTCAACGCATCCGCTTTCAAGGCACAACAGACCATTTGTGCATCGAATCACGCAGCAAAGTGGAAACCCAAGCTGCAGCGCCACTGGAACAATGTTTCAACCCACTGAATCCTCCGCTCCCCTACCCCCGCGGACATCTCAATCCTGATCTTCACGGTGCGCTTGAAGGCTGGTTACCGAACGGTCAGCACGATCCCTCAGCCATAGCCCTAGCCCAGGATGCATTGATGGGGGGAAACCAGCAAACCTTGCCGTTTTTGCGCCAACTAATGGCGACCATTCAAGACCGGGTGAAATACACCGAACGACATTTAGGCCCAGCTTGGCCAGCTGGCCGAACCCTGAGGGAAAGAGTGGGCTCTTGCCGAGACTTAGCAATGTTGATGGTGGAATGTTGCCGCAGCGTTGGTCTGCCTGCACGGTTCACCAGCGGGTATCAACTCACCGATCCTGCCCCTACTGACTATGACCTTCATGCCTGGGCCGAGATCTATCTTCCTGGAGCAGGCTGGCGTGGTTTTGACCCCAGCGCTGGAAGCGAAATCAGCGAGCGCTACATCGTGCTGGCCAGCTCCTCAAAACCAGAGTTAACCGCTGCTGTTTCAGGCGATTTCAAAGGTCCACCCAACACCATCAGCAAGCTCAACTGGACGATCAAGGCACAGGTCTTAAGTTGGCCGCCCCAGAGCACTGCTCAAGAGACAACTCACGCTGCCTGA
- a CDS encoding redox protein, whose amino-acid sequence MFELIPYTRFRDTPSVRFFDVTIPDSNARDLVVHRGPAVSPPDAEESGAWQFYLHPHQDDNLLAASGGRTFYLVNLAWEHPFHIVRLDSGGDILNIPRGTFHRSLSDPDGSVVLNQAKRNSNVCVDREFRVYNSLKIPKLYQVTSKAAARPLLHGLAPVLQAA is encoded by the coding sequence ATGTTTGAACTTATTCCGTATACGCGTTTTCGAGATACCCCATCTGTTCGTTTTTTTGATGTCACGATTCCTGATTCGAATGCTCGCGACTTAGTTGTTCATCGTGGGCCAGCGGTGAGTCCGCCGGATGCTGAAGAGAGTGGGGCGTGGCAGTTTTATTTGCATCCTCACCAAGACGACAATCTTCTTGCTGCTAGTGGTGGACGAACCTTCTATTTGGTGAACTTGGCTTGGGAACATCCCTTTCACATCGTCCGTTTGGACAGTGGGGGTGACATTCTTAATATCCCAAGAGGTACATTTCACCGGTCCTTGTCTGATCCCGATGGATCTGTTGTTCTTAATCAGGCCAAGCGAAATTCCAATGTATGTGTAGATAGAGAGTTCCGTGTTTACAACAGCCTGAAGATCCCAAAGCTCTATCAAGTCACTTCAAAAGCGGCAGCGCGTCCGCTATTGCATGGTCTTGCACCTGTCCTTCAGGCAGCGTGA
- the cobA gene encoding uroporphyrinogen-III C-methyltransferase, translating to MTGTVYLVGAGPGDPDLLTVKAHRLLQCCDALVYDSLVPSEVLNLVPDSCERHFVGKRRGHHSVPQPSTNSVLVALGQRHQTVVRLKGGDPFLFGRGGEEAAHLVSHGIAVEVVPGVTAGIAVPAYSGIPVTHRRAGSSVTFVTGHEEIDKRRPSVNWRALATASDGLVIYMGLHNLPRIAEELMAGGLDGDTPVAVVQQGTVAGQRCLKAPLREVAAATRTEKFASPSIVVVGDVVNHQVEACAPEPAAVTMPIPF from the coding sequence ATGACGGGCACTGTGTACCTCGTTGGAGCTGGACCAGGCGATCCCGATCTCCTCACCGTTAAGGCGCATCGCCTACTGCAGTGTTGCGATGCCCTCGTCTACGACTCCCTGGTTCCCAGTGAGGTCCTCAATCTCGTTCCAGACTCCTGTGAACGTCACTTTGTCGGCAAACGCCGCGGTCACCATTCCGTGCCTCAGCCCAGTACGAATTCAGTTCTCGTTGCGTTGGGTCAGCGCCATCAAACGGTGGTTCGTTTGAAAGGTGGAGATCCCTTCCTGTTTGGCCGTGGTGGAGAGGAAGCAGCCCATCTGGTTTCCCATGGCATTGCTGTTGAGGTTGTGCCCGGCGTCACGGCCGGGATTGCGGTTCCCGCTTATTCCGGAATACCGGTGACGCACCGACGAGCAGGCTCGTCGGTCACCTTTGTGACCGGTCATGAGGAGATCGACAAGCGTCGTCCATCTGTGAATTGGCGTGCTCTTGCCACAGCGAGTGATGGCTTAGTGATTTATATGGGTTTGCATAATTTGCCGCGAATTGCCGAGGAATTGATGGCCGGTGGTCTTGATGGGGACACCCCTGTGGCTGTTGTTCAACAGGGCACAGTCGCTGGTCAGCGTTGCTTGAAAGCACCCTTACGTGAAGTGGCAGCCGCGACTCGGACTGAAAAATTTGCCTCTCCTTCGATTGTTGTTGTGGGAGACGTGGTCAACCATCAAGTGGAGGCTTGTGCACCTGAGCCCGCGGCGGTCACGATGCCGATTCCATTCTGA